AAGCATAAGATAAGATATTTAATTACAACATCAGGCAAAGACATTTATACTATTGTGATAATCACACCATGTATTGACTACGAAAGGATAAAAGAACTATTTTAATTCCAAGGTCTGAACCTAGAAAATGGAAAGCAAAAAACTAACACGAACGGTAGTTTGCATCGATGCAGATATAGTACACCCTGTCTTTTCTTTACCTGCTCTTGGATGTACTACTCACATGTATAGTATCTCATTTATAGGTAAACTAAACTAGTAAAATGAGATGGATAGAATCTTGGATCCATTAGTATATGATGTGTATATTTGCAAAAACTCTACTGCTACTTGGCTACCTTCAAGTTTCTTAATCTACAAAGGGAAAGTGAGACGCGGACGCAGATGCGTATGTGCTATAATTTTAATTTTCTTAAAATTCTGGAGTAAGGATGAAAAAAGAACTCCATCATTCTCCAAGAGTATAATCATGCGCATAGCACTCCAATACAACAGCAGATGGAGATTGGAGTATATTCCAGATCTGCTAGATAATTTCCGGGTACATCAAGCTAGCTATGAGCTTTACTTTTTTTTAAAGAACATATCATCCTTTTATAGTTGTGGCTTCTGAACTTGACCTGAAATATCTTGTCTAGTTCCAACGCAAAGCAACAAAATGTAGACAACTCATCTGatttggacgtatcacatacGTTCACGAAAGAAGAATGACAGCAATAGCAGGTCAAGTCCAACATTTCTAGAACCTCGTTCAAGGAAGTTTCACGTCGACTTTTCCTTTCTCCAGCGCTCCGATCTGAGACATCGTTCCCCCCAGAATCGACGTATTGTTGCATAAACATGAGGCAAGCTTTCTAGACTTTCTTCTCCGATGTTCCGAACTGAGAAAAAGAAACAGGCTTACCGTGCAAGCAAGTCGCCGTTGTATAGGACAGACAAGAAAATAGCAGTGACACGCATGCTTCCGCCTTTAGAAATGATCGTCTTCTTGGCCAAAGACGTGTAGACAGCGGGAAATGCAGAGTTCTTGGAAGTCACTAACTATGAGGCATTGAGGCGCATTCTACGTGCAGCCACGAGCGAACACACTTGTTACCAAACAGATCCCCGGCCCTAGAGGTGATGAGCAGACACAGCAGTTAGTCAAGGTAAATAGATCATGTTGGCTGTGTCTCAGTGTCTGGAAAGCCCCTTTGAACAGTTCCTCTAGAGTTGATTGCAAAGGTGAAAAAAGGCTGATGGAAAAGCCAAGGGCCTAAGATAAGATATTTAATTGCAACATCAGGCAAAGACAGTTATACTATTGTGGTAATCACACCATGTAAAGAGAGCACTGTAGCATTCAAAAGGGAAATCCGCTTGGATATCTCAAGACGTTATGGACTACTGTGTTTATTTTGATTCCCGTTATAATTCTAATTCTAACTAGTAgaatgcccgtgcttcgccacggGCCTTTAACGTAGTGTCAAATGCATAAGCGTGTAAATAATGCATGCAAATATTAAAGTATATAAAATAAATATATAATACATAAAATATTTAAAGATCTACTTCGCACAATTCATTTTGTAGAAGAGAAATGACTGAATACACTATTTATTAAAGCCATGGTCCGTTGACGCGTCTAAGGTATTCTCGCACGATCTcaggaatgttgtcttcaacTTCATTAGCCTGATACTTGAGTATGTGTATCAGAAACCTTTTTCTTAGCTCGTAACCATCCTGCACAATTAGTCTATCATGTTAACATGAAGTTTTCTTCCCACCAAAAATATAAGATTGTGAACATAGAGTACTCACGCTGCAAACTGGATGAACAAATCTTTTACCATCCCATGAAAGCATAAAACTAAATACTAAGTATCCAGACAATTTTCTGCAAATAAATGGAACATATCATTATCTTGGTCATTAGAATGGCGATAAAAAAAAGCTGCTTGTAAAGATAACCTGAGAAAGATCACCTGTCGGGGCTTGTTGGTATTGGGATATTGTAAGGATATTTACGTGGCCAGAAATAAATATCGGAATTCCAGCCAGGTTGCGCTATCTCAAGAGCGTCATTCAGATAGAATGAACACCTTTGTAATTTTAGTTGGTACCTCTCTTCTGATAGAGGTTCAGAACATGGGTCTAAAATACATACACGACACTCATGTTTGTCGATGGTGAACAAGATGAAGTTGCCAAGAAATGCGTGTGGCAAAAAAATCTGCAAGTGGTGAGCATTAAAACACATAAATCATGTTAATAATGGAAAAGAGACCTAACTTACCATGTTGCATGATGATATATTATGGTCTATCCTAGGCCAACTATGAAAAAATGTTGCCAACTCCTTAATATCTGGCTTAACACGCTAAAGTGGATGTTTTCTACCATCGAGTATCACCGACTGAGATGAAAAAAAGGTTTAGAACCATAACAGTGACAAcaaatactacctccgtttcaaggaataaggcgcacgcgtattccaagacgaactttgaccataaaaattgagcaacaaaatcttgattatattatatgtatgtagtatcgttggattcgtattgaaaaacactttctaatgatactaatttcatacaaacaatctttatctatttgaagtaattcttggtcaaacaaaaagctcgtaaaacgagggcgccttattccttgaaatggaggtagtatgCGATTATAATAACTTACACAAAATCTTAAGTCCATGTTATGCACGGGAGGCTCTATCAAAAATTGTATCTCATCACATGCCACTATGCGCACAGCCATGTTGAAACAATCCTTGTCAATTGGCTGGTCCATCCTGAGTATGTCCTGAATTTGCTTTAGAGTTAATCCTAGTGGATAAGGCGCCTATTCCAGCAATGGGCGGTCGACATGTACATAAAGATCGAGGGTTGCAGATTAAATTGGTTCAGAGAGCACCAGCCGGAGATACGTACCGACTTATATAAAGGCATTGTTGATAGCATCACGGCTGGGGAGACACGAGCAAGCGCGGTTGGCATTAGGACTGTTCTCCCGGGTATGTTCCAGGGGTGCTACAGAGACATGAAGAAAAGGCACATGGACGCCATGGCATTGGTGACGACGTACGGCAAGCCTGACGTCTTCCTAACGATGACCTGCAATCCTAACTGGCCAGAGATACAGGATGAGTTGTTTCCTGGCCAAACCGCGCAGGTCCGACCTGATCTTGTGGCCCGAGTGTTCAGGGCCAAGCTAGAGACCATGAAAGATATGCTGACTAAGGAGCATATCATAGGCGTTGTGAAGGCGTACGTCTACGTGGTAGAGTTCCAAAAGAGGGGACTGCCACATGCCCATTTCCTGTTGATCATGGATTCAAGATATAAGCTTGTTGTGCCAGAACAGTATGATCGTGTCATATCCGCCGAGCTTCCTGACAAGCATAAGTACCCTAGAACTTTACGCCATGGTCGTGAAGCATATGATGCATGGCCCATGCGGTGTGCTGAAGCCCAAGAACGTGTGCATACAAGAAGGGAAGTGCAAGTGCAGGTACCCTCGGGAGTTCAACAAGACCACCGTACAGGGAAAGGACTCCTACCCTCTGTACAAGAGACGAAAAGATGGAAGTTCAGCGAAGGTCCGCGGTCAGATGCTAGACAACAGATGGGTAGTGCCCTACAACCCTTACCTGCTGCGCATGTTCAACTGCCACATCAACGTGGAGGTGTGCTCTAGCATAAAGGCTGTCAAGTACCTGTACAAATACATATACAAGGGCCACGATCATACTTCGTTTAACATTGACATACCTGACGCTCAAGGTAACATTGACGATATCAAGAGATTCATTGACGCGAGGTGGGTTACTCCTCCGGAAGTAATGTGGAGGATATTCGGGTTCATTCTCTGCGAGAACTACCCGTCGGTCCTACAGCTACCGCTACATCTGGAGGGCATGCACAGAGTCACATTCAAAGAAGGAGATGACCTGAAGAATGTTCTTGCCAGTGATGGCGCGGACAAGTCTATGCTGACGGAGTATTTCAAGACTAACCGGGACCGCGACGATGCAAGACATATTCTGTACAATGACTTTCCAGGAACGTTCAGATGGCTATCAACAAAGGTATGGCAGAAGAGGAAAAACCGGGTTTTCCAAGTAGGACGAATCGTGTCAGCCAATCCTGCCGAGGGGGATCGGTACTTTCTAAGGGTGCTTCTAAACCACGTAACAGGCTCCCAGTCCTTCCAAGACCTGAAAACAGTTGACGGTGTGCTATGTGATAACTTCCGGCAGGCCGCCGAGAGGAGGGGTCTCATCGAGGCCGACAACACCCTCGACCAGTGTCTTACTGAGTCAGCCCAATGGGCCATGCCAGTCTCGCTCAGGAGGCTATTCGCGACAATCTTGGTATTCTGTGAGGCCAGCGACATACGCGGTCTATGGGATAGGCACCTTAAGGATATGTCTGATGACTTCAGGCGACGTCACACGTGCCCTACCGCGGTGGAGCAGGAGGTGTTGCTTGACATCAGGGGCATGCTGCAGTCCATGGGCAAAGACATAAAGTCGTTCCCTCTTCCGGACATTGATGATAATTATGACAACACGGAAGGGGAGGCGAGGGAGGTCATTGAGGAAATGGCTATCGTCGTTGATGAACACGACAAATCTCTTGCGTCCTCACTGAACACCGAGCAGCTGAGGGCATATGACGAAATATTGGCCGCAGTCGACCGACACCAAGGGGGTGTATTCTTTGTCAATGGTCCTGGAGGCACTGGGAAGACCTTCCTGTACAGGGCATTGCTTGCTAAAGTTCGAGGTGAGAAAAATATCGCAGTAGCCACAGCGACGTCAGGTGTTGCTGCTTCCATCATGCCTGGAGGTAGGACCGCCCACTCGAGATTCAAGATCCCACTCAACATTGATGCAGAAGGGTCATCGTGCAACTTCACCAAACAATGTGGGGCAGCCAAGCTCCTAAGGATGGCTTCGCTCATCCTATGGGATGAGGCCACAATGACAAAGCGGCAAGCGGTTGAGGCGCTGGACAAGTGCATGCGCGACATCATGGGCCGACGGAACCGGCCTTTCGGGGGCAAGACCGTCGTGTTTGGTGGAGATTTCAGGCAGGTGCTTCCTGTTGTCAGGAAAGGGAGCCGAGGTCAGATAGTCGAGGTTACCCTACGGAGTTCGTACCTCTGGAAGGATATGCGCCCGCTAAGGCTTGTCACCAACATGAGGGCGCATAACGACCAGTGGTTTGCAGATTACCTATTGAGGGTAGGAAATGGCACCGAGGAGACAGACGAGGAAGGCAACATCCGACTCGCAGAAGATATATGTGTGCCTTCGACAGACAACGAGGTCGACGACTTAGAGAAGCCAATCAACCATGTGTTTCCTGCCCTGAACCACAACATGACGGATCCTGGTTACATGACATCTCGAGCAATCCTCTCCACCAAAAACGATAACGTGGATATAATAAACCGACGTATGATAGATCGTTTCCAGGGAGAGGAGAAGATCTACCATAGCTTTGATAGTGCAGAAGACGATCCGCATGGATACTACTCTCAAGAGTTCTTGAACGACCTGACTCCTAATGGTCTTCCTCCTCACACACTTAAGCTGAAGATAAAATGCCCTATTATACTGCTAAGGAACATTGACCCAGCTAGCGGGTCGTGCAACGACACAAGGCTCGTGGTCCGTGGGTTCCAACGGAGCGCCATCGACGCAgagatcatggtgggacaacacgcCGGGGAGAGGGTGTTTCTTCCTCGGATACCTCTGTGCCCCTCCGACGACGACATTTTCCCGTTCAAATTTAAGAGGAAGCAGTTCCCGGTAAGGCTCAGCTTTGCCATGATGATTAACAAGGCGCAAGGGCAGACCATCCCGATTGTCGGCGTCTACCTACCGGAGCCAGTATTCTCTCATGGTCAGCTGTACGTGGCGTTGTCCAGAGCCACCGCAAAAAACAACATTAAGATCCTCGCCATCAAGGACAATGGAAAGGACAAGAACGAGAAATCAAAAAAGCGAAAAAGATCCGAGTCCTTAGTAACAACCACAATGAATATAGTTTACAAAGAAGTCCTAAGCGGTTGATGTCGCTGGTTGCAAACAGATTTCTTTCCTCCGCCCTGCCTACCTGGGTATGGAGGTGGTTCATAGATCTTACGACTTCTTTGCTATCATTTTATATGATACATGTGCACTACTACTGGCAattaatttattattttttagctGCTGCTCTTTTTCGGCAAACAGACTTGATACATGTGCATCTGAAATGATCGCGTCCGGGCAGAATCTGGACAATAGTAACGTTGCTTACTTGTGAAATGGATGAACACAAATACATGATTATTATCAACCCTTTGAAGAACCAAACACCCAAAGGTGTACGGTACCTATTTATTTAAACAAATTATGCTTGACTTTCCAAAATATGGGAATGGACTTATTAAAATAAACAAAATGACTTCAGAGCTAGAACAAACCTATGATAAGTGATGTATTAATAAAACACAGCTAACATACTGGAACACGCACAGGTCGCTAACCAGTGTTTGTAAAAGCGCATGCAATTATTTGCACATGCAGTCCAGGTCGCTGCCCAATTTTTGGTGCCACGGGGAGTTGGTTAGTTCAGGTCGTCACCACGCACATAGATAGATAGGATTTTTTTTTGAGGGATAGATAGGATTTGTTAGTTAGGTAGCAACAGTACCTAAAAAACCTCCTAGATAGTTTTGTTCGATAGGATTTGTTAGTTAGGTAGCAACAGCACCTAAAAAACCTCCTAGATCTAATGGTGTGGAGTTGTTTGTTGCGTTGAGATAAATCATCTTGGATAGTAGACGTggggggtattattgtccatcctgaaaatgtgacaccaggcattctccagtttgctcttaatagtagagataTCTTTTCTCTCTAACTGAACAATCAACAAGGTTTCTGAATATTGGACAGTAAGGACAGTGGGCAGACACAGACCCCGCGAACAGCTATTCTTCTTCCGAGAGGACAGAGTTTCGCTGTGGGGAGAAGTGGACTGGCTGTATGCACCCCCAACGATTACAGC
This region of Lolium perenne isolate Kyuss_39 chromosome 2, Kyuss_2.0, whole genome shotgun sequence genomic DNA includes:
- the LOC127329515 gene encoding uncharacterized protein, coding for MKKRHMDAMALVTTYGKPDVFLTMTCNPNWPEIQDELFPGQTAQVRPDLVARVFRAKLETMKDMLTKEHIIGVVKAYVYVNSMIVSYPPSFLTSISTLELYAMVVKHMMHGPCGVLKPKNVCIQEGKCKCRYPREFNKTTVQGKDSYPLYKRRKDGSSAKVRGQMLDNRWVVPYNPYLLRMFNCHINVEVCSSIKAVKYLYKYIYKGHDHTSFNIDIPDAQGNIDDIKRFIDARWVTPPEVMWRIFGFILCENYPSVLQLPLHLEGMHRVTFKEGDDLKNVLASDGADKSMLTEYFKTNRDRDDARHILYNDFPGTFRWLSTKVWQKRKNRVFQVGRIVSANPAEGDRYFLRVLLNHVTGSQSFQDLKTVDGVLCDNFRQAAERRGLIEADNTLDQCLTESAQWAMPVSLRRLFATILVFCEASDIRGLWDRHLKDMSDDFRRRHTCPTAVEQEVLLDIRGMLQSMGKDIKSFPLPDIDDNYDNTEGEAREVIEEMAIVVDEHDKSLASSLNTEQLRAYDEILAAVDRHQGGVFFVNGPGGTGKTFLYRALLAKVRGEKNIAVATATSGVAASIMPGGRTAHSRFKIPLNIDAEGSSCNFTKQCGAAKLLRMASLILWDEATMTKRQAVEALDKCMRDIMGRRNRPFGGKTVVFGGDFRQVLPVVRKGSRGQIVEVTLRSSYLWKDMRPLRLVTNMRAHNDQWFADYLLRVGNGTEETDEEGNIRLAEDICVPSTDNEVDDLEKPINHVFPALNHNMTDPGYMTSRAILSTKNDNVDIINRRMIDRFQGEEKIYHSFDSAEDDPHGYYSQEFLNDLTPNGLPPHTLKLKIKCPIILLRNIDPASGSCNDTRLVVRGFQRSAIDAEIMVGQHAGERVFLPRIPLCPSDDDIFPFKFKRKQFPVRLSFAMMINKAQGQTIPIVGVYLPEPVFSHGQLYVALSRATAKNNIKILAIKDNGKDKNEKSKKRKRSESLVTTTMNIVYKEVLSG